The following are encoded together in the Pseudomonas maumuensis genome:
- a CDS encoding carbon-nitrogen hydrolase family protein: protein MTSAVIQMVSQDDVLANLQRATALLEQAAVGGARLAVLPENFAAMGRRDAAAIGRAEALGEGPILPWLKRTARDLRLWIVAGTLPLPPVGQPESKAHACSLLIDEHGEIAARYDKLHLFDVDVADNRGRYRESDDYAHGSQVVVADTPVGRLGLSVCYDLRFPELYSALRAAGAELISAPAAFTAVTGAAHWEVLIRARAIETQCYVLAAAQGGLHPGPRETHGQAAIVDPWGRIVAQQARGEAVLLATRDIEEQASIRARMPVTTHRRFFSQDALRPAHTSE, encoded by the coding sequence ATGACGTCAGCAGTGATCCAGATGGTCAGCCAGGACGATGTGCTGGCCAACCTGCAACGTGCCACGGCGCTGCTCGAGCAGGCCGCCGTCGGAGGCGCGCGTCTGGCCGTGCTGCCGGAAAACTTCGCCGCCATGGGCCGCCGCGACGCTGCGGCCATTGGTCGGGCCGAGGCGCTGGGCGAAGGGCCGATCCTGCCCTGGTTGAAACGCACCGCCCGCGACCTCAGGTTATGGATAGTTGCCGGTACTTTGCCGTTGCCGCCGGTCGGCCAGCCTGAGTCAAAGGCCCATGCCTGCTCGCTGCTGATCGACGAGCACGGTGAGATCGCCGCTCGCTACGACAAGCTGCACTTGTTCGATGTGGACGTGGCCGACAATCGCGGTCGCTACCGCGAGTCGGACGACTACGCCCACGGTAGCCAGGTGGTGGTGGCCGATACGCCGGTGGGGCGCCTTGGCCTGTCGGTGTGCTACGACCTGCGCTTCCCTGAGCTTTACAGCGCCCTGCGCGCCGCCGGGGCTGAACTGATCAGCGCGCCGGCGGCGTTCACCGCGGTGACCGGCGCGGCGCACTGGGAAGTGCTGATTCGCGCACGGGCCATCGAGACCCAGTGCTATGTATTGGCGGCCGCCCAGGGCGGCTTGCATCCGGGGCCGCGGGAAACCCACGGCCAGGCGGCGATCGTCGACCCCTGGGGGCGGATCGTCGCGCAACAGGCGCGGGGCGAGGCGGTGTTGCTCGCCACGCGCGATATTGAAGAACAGGCGTCCATCCGGGCGCGCATGCCGGTAACAACGCACCGGCGCTTTTTCTCGCAGGACGCCTTGCGGCCTGCGCATACCTCGGAGTGA
- the tldD gene encoding metalloprotease TldD has protein sequence MSQMLSTVSEQLLAPGGLTLDSLQAVLGELAGPGIDAADLYFQGQISETWALEDGIVKEGSFNLDQGVGVRAQSGEKTGFAYSNAINLEALTSAARAARSISRAGQNGTVQAFRSQDVTALYAPDNPLDVLTRAEKVELLKRVDAATRALDPRIQQVSVSMAGVWERILVAAADGSLAADVRPLVRFNVSVIVEHNGRRERGGQGGGGRTDYRYFSEERVMGYAREALRQALVNLEAIPAPAGTLPVVLGPGWSGVLLHEAVGHGLEGDFNRKGSSAFSGRIGEKVASSLCTIVDDGTLEGRRGSLSVDDEGTPTECTTLIENGILKGYMQDKLNARLMGMAVTGNGRRESYAHLPMPRMTNTYMRAGDSDPEEIIRSVKKGIYCANLGGGQVDITSGKFVFSTSEAYLIEDGKITAPVKGATLIGNGPEAMRGVSMVGNDLALDSGVGTCGKDGQSVPVGVGQPTLKLDAITVGGTGA, from the coding sequence ATGAGCCAGATGTTATCCACCGTCAGTGAGCAGCTCCTGGCCCCGGGCGGGTTGACCCTCGACAGCCTGCAGGCGGTGCTGGGCGAGTTGGCCGGTCCCGGCATCGATGCCGCCGACCTGTATTTCCAGGGCCAGATCTCGGAAACCTGGGCACTGGAGGACGGCATCGTCAAAGAGGGCAGCTTCAACCTCGACCAGGGCGTGGGCGTGCGTGCCCAGTCCGGCGAGAAGACCGGCTTTGCCTACAGCAATGCGATCAACCTCGAAGCCCTGACTTCGGCGGCGCGTGCCGCCCGCTCGATCTCCCGCGCTGGGCAGAACGGCACGGTGCAAGCCTTCCGCAGCCAGGACGTGACCGCCCTGTACGCGCCTGACAACCCCCTGGATGTACTGACCCGCGCCGAGAAGGTCGAGCTGCTCAAGCGCGTCGATGCCGCCACCCGTGCCCTCGATCCGCGCATCCAGCAGGTCAGCGTGAGCATGGCCGGGGTCTGGGAACGCATCCTGGTGGCCGCCGCCGATGGCAGCCTGGCCGCCGACGTGCGTCCGCTGGTGCGCTTCAACGTCAGCGTGATCGTCGAGCACAATGGTCGTCGCGAGCGTGGCGGGCAGGGCGGCGGTGGGCGCACCGACTATCGCTATTTCAGTGAAGAGCGGGTGATGGGCTACGCCCGTGAGGCGCTGCGCCAGGCGCTGGTCAACCTCGAGGCGATTCCCGCTCCGGCCGGCACGCTGCCGGTGGTGCTGGGCCCGGGTTGGTCCGGCGTGCTGCTGCACGAGGCGGTCGGCCACGGCCTGGAAGGCGACTTCAACCGCAAGGGCAGCTCGGCGTTCAGTGGTCGTATCGGTGAAAAGGTGGCTTCGAGCCTGTGCACCATCGTCGACGACGGCACCCTCGAAGGCCGTCGTGGCTCGCTCAGCGTCGATGACGAAGGCACGCCGACCGAGTGCACCACGCTGATCGAGAACGGCATCCTCAAGGGCTACATGCAGGACAAGCTCAATGCTCGCCTGATGGGCATGGCCGTGACTGGCAACGGCCGACGCGAATCCTACGCGCACCTGCCGATGCCGCGCATGACCAACACCTACATGCGTGCCGGCGACAGCGACCCCGAGGAAATCATCCGGTCGGTGAAGAAAGGCATCTACTGCGCCAACCTTGGTGGTGGCCAGGTGGATATCACCAGCGGCAAGTTCGTGTTCTCCACCAGCGAGGCCTACCTGATCGAGGACGGCAAGATCACCGCGCCGGTAAAGGGCGCGACCTTGATCGGCAATGGTCCGGAAGCGATGCGTGGTGTGTCGATGGTCGGCAACGACCTGGCGCTGGACAGCGGCGTGGGCACGTGCGGCAAGGATGGGCAGTCGGTGCCGGTGGGCGTTGGCCAGCCGACCCTGAAGCTGGATGCCATCACTGTCGGTGGTACAGGGGCTTGA
- the yjgA gene encoding ribosome biogenesis factor YjgA, whose product MIDSYDDAFDGEKSKTQIKRELHALVELGERLTTLKADTLARLPLTDELRKALDEASKHTAHGARKRHMSFVGKLMRVQDLDAIHAVLEQIDSSSRQYNERFHGLERWRDRLIDGNDEDLERFVNEFPDTDRQHLRSLIRHAQHEKARNKPPAAARKVFKYIRDLDETQRGLR is encoded by the coding sequence ATGATTGATTCTTACGACGACGCCTTCGATGGCGAAAAAAGCAAAACCCAGATCAAGCGCGAGCTGCATGCGCTGGTCGAACTCGGTGAACGCCTCACCACCCTCAAGGCCGACACCCTGGCCCGCCTGCCGCTGACCGACGAGCTGCGCAAGGCGCTGGACGAGGCCAGCAAGCACACCGCCCACGGCGCCCGCAAACGCCACATGTCGTTCGTCGGCAAGCTGATGCGCGTGCAGGACCTGGACGCCATCCATGCCGTGCTCGAGCAGATCGACAGCTCCAGCCGCCAGTACAACGAGCGCTTCCACGGCCTCGAGCGCTGGCGCGATCGCCTGATCGACGGTAACGACGAAGACCTCGAGCGCTTCGTCAACGAGTTCCCCGACACCGATCGTCAGCACCTGCGCTCGCTGATCCGTCATGCCCAGCATGAAAAGGCGCGGAACAAGCCGCCTGCCGCTGCGCGTAAAGTGTTCAAGTACATCCGCGACCTCGACGAAACCCAGCGCGGGTTGCGTTAA
- the pmbA gene encoding metalloprotease PmbA has translation MSAVQSVGPKDLPALQEQVEAIVAEARRQGASACEVAVSLEQGLSTTVRQREVETVEFNRDQGFGITLYVGQRKGSASTSASGPEAIRETVAAALAIAKHTSEDTCSGLADAALMAREIPDLDLYHDWDIEPEKAIEMALTCEAAAFDADKRISNADGTTLNTHQGVRVYGNSHGFIGGYASTRHSLSCVMIAEADGQMQRDYWYDVNRQGQLLADPRSIGLRAAQRAASRLGARPVPTCEVPVLFSAELAGGLFGSFLSAISGGNLYRKSSFLEGTLGQRLFPTWLTLDERPHIPRALGSAAFDGDGLATYAKPFVDKGELVSYILGTYSGRKLGLPSTANSGGVHNLFVTHGVEDQAALIRRMGRGLLVTELMGHGLNMVTGDYSRGAAGFWVENGEIQFPVQEVTIAGNMKDMFQQIVAVGSDIETRSNIHSGSVLIERMTVAGS, from the coding sequence ATGAGTGCAGTCCAGAGCGTAGGCCCCAAGGACCTGCCGGCGTTGCAGGAGCAGGTCGAGGCGATCGTCGCCGAGGCGCGCCGCCAGGGCGCCAGCGCCTGCGAAGTGGCGGTGTCGCTGGAGCAAGGCCTGTCCACCACGGTGCGCCAGCGCGAAGTCGAGACGGTCGAGTTCAATCGCGACCAAGGCTTCGGCATCACCCTTTACGTAGGTCAGCGCAAGGGTTCGGCCAGCACCTCGGCCAGCGGCCCTGAGGCAATCCGCGAGACGGTCGCAGCCGCGCTGGCAATCGCGAAACATACCTCCGAGGACACTTGCTCGGGGCTGGCCGATGCCGCGTTGATGGCCCGTGAGATCCCCGACCTGGACCTCTACCATGACTGGGACATCGAGCCGGAGAAAGCCATCGAGATGGCGTTGACCTGCGAGGCGGCGGCGTTCGATGCCGACAAGCGCATCAGCAACGCCGACGGCACCACGCTCAATACCCATCAGGGTGTGCGGGTGTACGGCAACAGCCATGGTTTTATCGGTGGCTACGCCTCAACCCGTCACAGCCTGAGCTGCGTAATGATCGCCGAAGCCGATGGGCAGATGCAGCGTGACTATTGGTACGACGTCAATCGCCAGGGCCAGCTGCTGGCCGACCCGCGTAGCATCGGCCTGCGTGCCGCGCAGCGCGCGGCAAGCCGCCTGGGTGCCCGTCCGGTCCCGACCTGCGAGGTGCCGGTGCTGTTCTCGGCTGAACTGGCCGGCGGCCTTTTCGGCAGCTTCCTGTCGGCCATTTCCGGCGGCAATCTGTACCGCAAGTCGTCGTTCCTCGAGGGTACCCTCGGCCAGCGCCTGTTCCCCACCTGGCTGACCCTCGACGAGCGGCCGCACATCCCGCGTGCGCTGGGCAGCGCGGCGTTTGATGGCGACGGCCTGGCCACCTATGCCAAGCCGTTCGTCGACAAAGGCGAGCTGGTGTCGTACATCCTGGGCACCTATTCCGGGCGCAAGCTGGGTTTGCCGAGCACCGCCAACTCAGGTGGCGTGCATAACCTGTTCGTGACCCACGGCGTGGAAGACCAGGCCGCACTGATCCGGCGCATGGGCCGTGGCCTACTGGTCACCGAATTGATGGGGCATGGCCTGAACATGGTCACGGGTGACTATTCCCGTGGCGCGGCGGGCTTCTGGGTCGAGAACGGCGAGATCCAGTTCCCGGTTCAAGAGGTCACCATCGCCGGCAACATGAAGGACATGTTCCAGCAGATCGTGGCGGTCGGCAGCGATATCGAGACCCGTAGCAACATCCACAGTGGTTCGGTGCTGATCGAGCGGATGACCGTCGCAGGGAGTTGA
- a CDS encoding FagA protein, translating into MMFMKPVLHELPYLENWRWLSRRIRCALEPDEPRLIEHYLAEGRYLVCCTETSPWTVALTAFRLLLDTANDRMLPWHWRCLCLDQAWRPLLDLRNLDRREQNQRWQPYAMQLANSVLLPSISPEELMQGLEDE; encoded by the coding sequence ATGATGTTCATGAAACCCGTCCTCCACGAACTGCCCTACCTGGAAAACTGGCGCTGGCTCAGCCGGCGCATCCGTTGCGCGCTCGAACCCGACGAGCCGCGCCTGATCGAGCACTACCTGGCCGAAGGCCGCTACCTGGTGTGCTGCACCGAAACCTCGCCGTGGACGGTGGCGCTGACCGCCTTCCGTCTGCTGCTGGATACCGCTAACGATCGCATGTTGCCTTGGCATTGGCGCTGCCTGTGCCTGGATCAGGCTTGGCGGCCCTTGCTGGACCTGCGCAACCTCGATCGGCGCGAACAGAACCAGCGCTGGCAGCCCTATGCAATGCAGCTCGCCAACAGCGTGCTGCTGCCGTCGATTTCTCCCGAAGAACTGATGCAAGGACTTGAAGATGAGTGA
- a CDS encoding class II fumarate hydratase has translation MSDTRIERDSMGELQVPAQALYGAQTQRAVDNFPVSGKPMPAQFIRALLLAKAAAAKANVELEQLSAGQGEAIVKAVEQLLAGDFIQHFPVDVFQTGSGTSSNMNANEVIATLASHVLGEPVNANDHVNCGQSSNDIIPTTIHVSAALALHEQLLPALRHLTQVIEAKAVEVHKHVKTGRTHLMDAMPVRMSQVLGGWAAQIKGAQAHIEATLPSLQALAQGGTAVGTGINAHPQFAAGFARQLSGLTQVEFTPGENLFALIGSQDTAVALSGQLKTAAVALMKIANDLRWMNSGPLAGLGEIELQGLQPGSSIMPGKVNPVIPEATAMVAAQVIGNDATIAVAGQSGNFELNVMLPVIARNLLESIELMANVSRLLADKAIASFKVNEAKLKEALSRNPILVTALNPIIGYLKAAEIAKTAYKQGRPIIDVALEHTDLSRDQLEALLDPEKLTAGGI, from the coding sequence ATGAGTGATACCCGTATCGAGCGTGACAGCATGGGCGAACTGCAGGTGCCGGCCCAGGCCCTGTACGGTGCCCAGACCCAGCGCGCGGTCGACAACTTTCCGGTCAGCGGCAAGCCGATGCCCGCCCAGTTCATCCGCGCCTTGCTGCTGGCCAAAGCCGCTGCGGCCAAGGCCAACGTCGAGCTGGAACAGCTCAGCGCAGGGCAGGGCGAGGCCATCGTCAAGGCGGTGGAGCAACTGCTGGCCGGGGATTTCATCCAGCACTTCCCGGTGGACGTGTTCCAGACCGGCTCCGGCACCAGCTCGAATATGAACGCCAACGAGGTCATCGCGACCCTGGCCAGCCATGTGCTGGGCGAGCCGGTCAATGCCAATGACCACGTCAACTGTGGCCAGAGCAGCAACGACATCATCCCCACCACCATCCACGTTAGCGCCGCCCTGGCCTTGCACGAGCAGTTGCTGCCGGCCTTGCGCCACCTCACCCAGGTGATCGAGGCCAAGGCAGTCGAGGTGCATAAGCATGTGAAGACTGGCCGCACCCATTTGATGGACGCGATGCCGGTACGCATGAGCCAGGTGCTCGGTGGCTGGGCCGCCCAGATCAAGGGTGCCCAGGCGCATATCGAAGCCACGTTGCCGAGCCTGCAAGCGCTGGCCCAGGGCGGCACGGCCGTGGGCACCGGGATCAATGCCCACCCACAGTTCGCCGCAGGCTTTGCCCGCCAGTTGAGTGGCTTGACCCAGGTCGAGTTCACCCCCGGCGAGAACCTGTTTGCCCTGATCGGCTCCCAGGACACCGCGGTGGCGCTGTCGGGCCAGCTCAAGACGGCTGCCGTGGCGCTGATGAAGATCGCCAACGACTTGCGCTGGATGAACTCCGGCCCGCTCGCCGGCCTTGGTGAAATCGAGCTGCAGGGTCTGCAACCAGGCTCTTCGATCATGCCGGGCAAGGTCAACCCGGTGATCCCGGAGGCCACCGCGATGGTCGCCGCCCAGGTGATCGGCAACGACGCGACCATCGCCGTGGCCGGCCAGTCGGGCAACTTCGAGCTCAACGTGATGTTGCCGGTAATCGCCCGCAACCTGCTGGAGAGCATCGAGCTGATGGCCAACGTCAGCCGTTTGCTGGCCGACAAGGCGATTGCCAGCTTCAAGGTCAATGAGGCCAAGCTCAAGGAAGCGCTGTCGCGCAACCCGATCCTGGTCACCGCGCTCAACCCGATCATCGGCTACCTCAAGGCCGCCGAGATCGCCAAGACCGCCTACAAGCAAGGGCGTCCGATCATCGATGTGGCGCTGGAGCACACCGACCTGTCGCGTGACCAGCTCGAAGCGCTGCTGGATCCGGAAAAACTCACCGCTGGCGGCATCTGA
- a CDS encoding DUF2753 family protein, translated as MQHWKRTTQDANRLFEQGELVDAREHYLQALALAQVLFERWHDVDEAVAALVIAHHNLADLHLRLNQPHESADYLCAAHQRLLQASQDPRLPQTLRDAALRHSGRTYTELLSFIAEYGQYPRTERLLNRQAPAASELVARTEITDRKPAYGIH; from the coding sequence ATGCAGCATTGGAAACGCACCACCCAAGATGCAAACCGCCTGTTCGAGCAGGGTGAGCTGGTCGACGCCCGGGAACACTACCTGCAAGCGCTGGCCTTGGCCCAGGTGCTGTTCGAACGCTGGCATGACGTCGACGAGGCGGTGGCCGCACTGGTCATCGCCCATCACAACCTGGCCGACCTGCACCTGCGCCTGAACCAGCCGCATGAAAGCGCCGACTACCTGTGCGCGGCGCACCAGCGGCTGCTTCAGGCCAGCCAGGATCCGCGTCTGCCCCAGACACTGCGCGACGCGGCCTTGCGCCACAGCGGGCGCACCTACACCGAACTGCTGAGTTTCATCGCCGAGTACGGCCAATACCCGCGTACCGAGCGCCTGCTGAACCGCCAGGCGCCCGCGGCCAGCGAGCTGGTCGCGCGCACGGAAATCACGGATCGCAAACCTGCCTACGGAATCCACTGA